The following proteins are co-located in the Bos indicus isolate NIAB-ARS_2022 breed Sahiwal x Tharparkar chromosome 8, NIAB-ARS_B.indTharparkar_mat_pri_1.0, whole genome shotgun sequence genome:
- the GCNT1 gene encoding beta-1,3-galactosyl-O-glycosyl-glycoprotein beta-1,6-N-acetylglucosaminyltransferase isoform X1 — MLRKLWRRKLFSFPTKYYFLFLLAFSVVTFTVLRIHQKTEFVNFGHLELFEENPSSNINCTKILQGDVDEIQKVKLESLTVKFKKRARWTNYDYINMTGDCASFIKKRKYITEPLSKEEAGFPIAYSIVVHHKIEMLDRLLRAIYMPQNFYCIHVDAKSEKSFLAAAVGIASCFSNVFVASQLESVVYASWSRVQADLNCMQDLYQMNAGWKYLINLCGMDFPIKTNLEIVRKLKLLMGENNLETEKMPSHKKERWKKHYEVVNGKLTNMGTDKIHPPLETPLFSGSAYFVVSREYVEYVLQNQNIQKFMEWAKDTYSPDEYLWATIQRIPEVPGSLSLSYKYDTSDMQAIARFVKWQYFEGDVSKGAPYPPCSGVHVRSVCVFGAGDLNWLLHVHHLFANKFDTDIDLFAIQCLDEHLRHKALETLKP; from the coding sequence ATGCTGAGGAAGTTGTGGAGGaggaaacttttttcttttcccactaaATACtacttcttatttcttcttgctttttcggtgGTCACATTCACTGTTTTAAGAATTCATCAAAAGACtgaatttgtaaattttggaCATTTGGAGCTGTTTGAAGAGAATCCTAGTAGTAATATTAATTGCACCAAAATTCTACAGGGTGATGTAGATGAAATCCAAAAGGTAAAGCTTGAGAGTCTAacagtgaaatttaaaaagcGCGCTCGATGGACAAACTATGACTACATAAACATGACTGGTGATTGTGCTTCTTTCATTAAGAAGCGCAAATATATTACAGAACCACTTAGTAAAGAAGAGGCGGGATTTCCAATAGCATATTCTATAGTGGTTCATCACAAAATTGAAATGCTTGACAGGCTCCTGAGGGCCATCTATATGCCTCAGAATTTCTATTGTATTCACGTGGATGCAAAATCAGAGAAATCCTTTTTGGCTGCAGCTGTTGGCATCGCATCCTGCTTCAGTAATGTCTTTGTCGCCAGTCAGCTGGAGAGCGTGGTGTATGCGTCCTGGAGCCGGGTTCAGGCTGACCTTAACTGCATGCAGGACCTCTACCAGATGAATGCAGGCTGGAAGTACCTGATAAATCTCTGCGGTATGGATTTTCCTATTAAAACCAACCTGGAAATTGTCAGGAAGCTCAAGCTATTGATGGGCGAGAACAACctagaaacagagaaaatgcCATCCCATAAGAAAGAAAGGTGGAAAAAGCATTATGAAGTCGTGAATGGAAAGCTGACAAACATGGGGACTGACAAAATACATCCACCTCTTGAAACACCTCTGTTTTCAGGCAGTGCCTATTTTGTGGTCAGTAGGGAATATGTGGAGTACGTGCTCCAGaaccaaaatatacaaaagtttATGGAGTGGGCAAAAGACACATACAGCCCAGACGAGTATCTCTGGGCCACTATTCAGAGGATCCCCGAAGTCCCAGGGTCATTGTCCTTAAGCTATAAGTATGACACGTCTGACATGCAAGCGATTGCCAGGTTTGTTAAATGGCAGTACTTTGAAGGAGACGTTTCCAAGGGCGCCCCCTACCCGCCGTGCAGCGGCGTCCACGTTCGCTCTGTGTGCGTTTTCGGAGCTGGTGACTTGAACTGGCTGTTGCACGTGCACCACTTGTTTGCCAACAAATTCGACACGGACATTGACCTCTTTGCCATCCAGTGTTTGGACGAGCATCTAAGGCATAAAGCCCTGGAGACGTTAAAACCCTGA